The bacterium genomic sequence CGTCCTAGAGCGATCTTTTCGGCGACTTGCTCAGGCTTGCCCTCTTTTTCAATTGCAATCTGACGCTGAATACGAAGCTCTTCGTCGATTAAACTCTGAGGGATATCCTCGCGTGTTAGGAAAATCGGCGAAAAGACAACGACCTGTAGCGCGATTTCATGAGCCAGCTTCTGAAGCTCCTCAACTGCATCCGCAGGGAGGTTCTCAGCGACCATCTCGACCATCGAACCGGATCGGCTATCGTGGTGCACATAAGCATCAACTATCCCCTCAGGCGCGCTGAGGGTAAATTTAGCGGCTCGCGCCAGCTCAATTTTTTCTCCGATCCTACCCACCGCACCCTGAATCGCATCAACTACCGTTTCGCCGCGAGAAGGTAATTTCCCTTGTCGAATTTCGTCTATTGGAGTCGTATCCGCTGCACAATCAGCAACATATTCAGAGATCTCTTTTGCTAGCTCTTGAAATTCCTCGTTGCGGGCAACAAAGTCAGTTTCGCAACGCAGATCGATTAACACGCCTACCTTCCCGTTATCTCGGGAAGCTGCAACGATTAATCCCTGAGTTGCAGAACGCCCTGCTCGCTTTGCAGCCACAACAGCGCCCTTTTCACGCAAGAGTGTTTGCGCCTTATCAATATCGCCTCCGGTCTCTACCAGCGCACCCTTGCAATCCATCATACC encodes the following:
- the tsf gene encoding translation elongation factor Ts, with protein sequence MEINAKQVKELRELTGAGMMDCKGALVETGGDIDKAQTLLREKGAVVAAKRAGRSATQGLIVAASRDNGKVGVLIDLRCETDFVARNEEFQELAKEISEYVADCAADTTPIDEIRQGKLPSRGETVVDAIQGAVGRIGEKIELARAAKFTLSAPEGIVDAYVHHDSRSGSMVEMVAENLPADAVEELQKLAHEIALQVVVFSPIFLTREDIPQSLIDEELRIQRQIAIEKEGKPEQVAEKIALGR